TGGCTTTGACCCCCACCTGCTCGGGCTCCAGCCCAAGGCGGGCGGCGATGGCGCTGCGCATGGCCGTGATGTGGGGCTTGAGCTTGGGGCGCTCCGCCACGACCACCGTATCGAGATTCAGCACCTGCCAGCCGCGCTCCCGCACCAGGGCCATCACCTGCTCCAGCAGCACCAGGCTGTCGGCCCCCTTCCAGCGCGGGTCGTCGGGGGGGAAGTGCAGGCCGATGTCCCCCAGGCTGAGGGCCCCCAGCAGGGCATCGATCAGGGCGTGCACCAGCACATCGGCGTCGCTGTGGCCATCGAGCCCGAGGCCATCGGGGTGCTCCAGCCGCACCCCCCCCAGGATCAGCGGCCGACCCGGCACCAACCGGTGGATGTCGTAGCCGTTGCCGATGCGCAGTTGCATGGGGCTGCTCGCGGTTCGCTCCAGCTCAGTCTTTCAGCCCCTGTTGCTCCAGCCAGCGGGCATGGAGATCGGGCCGCCGCTCGGCGGTGCGTTGCTGTTGCTGCTCGAAGCGCCAGCGGGCGATGGCGCCGTGGTCGCCGCTGCGCAGCACTTCGGGCACCTCCTGGCCCCGGAAGTTGGCGGGGCGCGTGTAGTGGGGGTGCTCCAGGAGCAGGGTGCTGTGGCTTTCCGACTCGAGGGACTCTGCCGTGCCCACGGTGCCCGGCAGCAGCCGCACCACCCCGTTGATCACCACCATCGCCGGCAGCTCGCCGCCGGTGAGCACGAAATCCCCGATCGAGACCTCCTCATCGGCCAGGGAGCGGATGCGCTCATCGAAGCCCTCGTAGTGGCCACAGAGCAGCACCAGCTGGTCGTGGCCCGTGGCCCAGCGTTGTAGGTCGGCCTGCCGCAGGGGCCGGCCCTGGGGGCTCATCAGCAGGATGCGCCGCCGGGCTAGCTGCGGAATCGACTCCACCGCCGCGAACACGGGTTCGGGCTTGAGCACCATGCCGGCGCCGCCGCCATAGGGTTCATCGTCCACCTTGCGGTAGCGGTCGTTCGCGAAATCACGGGGGTTGTGGGTGTGCAGCTCGGCGATGCCGGCGGCAAAGGCCCGGCCGATCACACCGAGGCCCCGCAGGGGGGCGAAGGCCTCGGGGGCCAGGCTGACCACATCGAGCCTGAGGCCGCTCATGCCTCCTGGGCGGGGGGACGAGCGACACGGCGGATTTCGGAGCTGAAGCTGGCGTCGCTCGGGCGGCCATCGGCGAACCGCTCCACGGTGCTGCGCAGGCGCAGGTTGGGCTTGGTGAACCAGATGCGCTCGCGCCGCTCCCGTTCGCCCTGCTGCACCACCAGCTCAAGGCTGCCGTCGGGCCACAATTCCCAGGTGCCGCGCAATGGGGCGTTGTCGTCGGCGCTGCTCCCGGCCTGGAAGCCACCGTCGACCCCGAAGCGCAGATGGCGCGACGGCTGGCCCTTGGGGGTGAACGTCAGAGCGCCGAGATCGCCTTCGCCGCCAGTGGCCTGCCATTCCACCCGCAGCTCGCCGCGCTCGCTGGCATGCCAGCTGTCATCGCCGCCGCTGGTCAGGGCGAAGCGGCTGCGCAGGCTCATCCATTCGCCGGCGCAGAACGCCAGAAAGCCCGCCAGATCCTTGGGCGGAAACGGAGCGCTGCTGTCGGTCAAGGGGAAAGGACGGGGCGGTGCGGTGGTTCCATCCTCTCAGCCGCTGGCCGGGCTGGCCTGGAGCGCTTAACCGTCTCCCCGATAGCCAAGTTCCGCCAGCTTGGAGGGATTGCGGCGCCAGTTCGGCACCACCTTCACGAACAGCTCCAGATAGACCGGCCCGTCAAACACCTTCTGCATCTGCAGCCGGGCGCCGCTGCCGATGGTCTTGAGCATGGT
The DNA window shown above is from Cyanobium sp. ATX 6F1 and carries:
- the ispF gene encoding 2-C-methyl-D-erythritol 2,4-cyclodiphosphate synthase, whose protein sequence is MQLRIGNGYDIHRLVPGRPLILGGVRLEHPDGLGLDGHSDADVLVHALIDALLGALSLGDIGLHFPPDDPRWKGADSLVLLEQVMALVRERGWQVLNLDTVVVAERPKLKPHITAMRSAIAARLGLEPEQVGVKATTNEGLGPTGREEGIACHAVALLHKP
- the trmD gene encoding tRNA (guanosine(37)-N1)-methyltransferase TrmD, producing the protein MSGLRLDVVSLAPEAFAPLRGLGVIGRAFAAGIAELHTHNPRDFANDRYRKVDDEPYGGGAGMVLKPEPVFAAVESIPQLARRRILLMSPQGRPLRQADLQRWATGHDQLVLLCGHYEGFDERIRSLADEEVSIGDFVLTGGELPAMVVINGVVRLLPGTVGTAESLESESHSTLLLEHPHYTRPANFRGQEVPEVLRSGDHGAIARWRFEQQQQRTAERRPDLHARWLEQQGLKD
- a CDS encoding phycobiliprotein lyase encodes the protein MTDSSAPFPPKDLAGFLAFCAGEWMSLRSRFALTSGGDDSWHASERGELRVEWQATGGEGDLGALTFTPKGQPSRHLRFGVDGGFQAGSSADDNAPLRGTWELWPDGSLELVVQQGERERRERIWFTKPNLRLRSTVERFADGRPSDASFSSEIRRVARPPAQEA